The DNA region ACATTAATGCTGCGATGAATCGGTAAAACATATTCTAAATTTTCGTGAGGACGGGGAATAATATGATAAGAAATCACCTCACCGCCGTTAACTCGCAGCACCGCCTTTAGTCCTGCTGTCACCGCCACATTTACCTCGCCCACAACTCCCCTAATTAACACGGTAATCCGTCCCAAATCAGTATTTTCATAACCAACAAGGGTTACACGGGCAGCTTTACACA from Nostoc commune NIES-4072 includes:
- a CDS encoding carbon dioxide-concentrating mechanism protein CcmK, whose protein sequence is MTLALGMIEVYGVPTAVEVGDAMCKAARVTLVGYENTDLGRITVLIRGVVGEVNVAVTAGLKAVLRVNGGEVISYHIIPRPHENLEYVLPIHRSINVEQFGADIRFPAPLSV